One window from the genome of Pseudonocardia hierapolitana encodes:
- a CDS encoding ABC transporter substrate-binding protein, which translates to MDPMNRRRFMQLVGLGAGMTALASCGGGSDGSAIRYAWWGDTVRQQKYTAALDAFVAQNPGIEVRPEFADYDAFQERITVQTAGRDVPDVFWIPSPHVMSYHDAGLYRRLDDIGSLDLSAFSAAQLESFKIDGELNTLPRSVLTAAVRYNQTFLDEAGAQLPADDPQSWTWDALSEFLIDYARNAPAGRKAIHYNAQADLCFEAWLRQHGQDLWTADGRMGFDAAALEGWFEWWEVLRRAGATTSLSEQEGASPEWEVVGDKVLMTFGNSNHIADEAPMFPDYEFGLRMMPVLPDAAPGHRFGYLSRLAVYRGIDDDALDAAGRLVQFNINDPAFLRIVGLSVGAPANPRMLQEAYAVANEDEKKMLTVVEQELAQEQKPRYEAPPGSGTWRTIMARGVEEVALERASVADAAARVIADIDRELGQAS; encoded by the coding sequence ATGGACCCGATGAACCGACGACGTTTCATGCAGCTGGTCGGACTCGGAGCCGGGATGACGGCGCTCGCCTCCTGCGGCGGCGGGTCGGACGGCAGCGCGATCCGCTACGCGTGGTGGGGCGACACGGTCCGGCAGCAGAAGTACACGGCCGCGCTGGACGCGTTCGTCGCGCAGAACCCCGGGATCGAGGTCCGGCCCGAGTTCGCCGACTACGACGCGTTCCAGGAACGCATCACCGTCCAGACGGCGGGCCGCGACGTACCCGACGTCTTCTGGATCCCGTCACCGCACGTCATGAGCTACCACGATGCGGGCCTCTACCGGCGCCTCGACGACATCGGCTCCCTCGACCTCTCCGCGTTCAGCGCCGCGCAGCTGGAGTCGTTCAAGATCGACGGCGAGCTGAACACGCTGCCGCGCTCCGTGCTGACGGCAGCCGTGCGCTACAACCAGACCTTCCTCGACGAGGCAGGCGCCCAGCTGCCCGCCGACGACCCGCAGAGCTGGACCTGGGACGCGCTCTCGGAGTTCCTGATCGACTACGCGCGCAACGCCCCGGCGGGCCGCAAGGCCATCCACTACAACGCCCAGGCCGACCTGTGCTTCGAGGCATGGCTGCGCCAGCACGGGCAGGACCTGTGGACCGCCGACGGGCGCATGGGCTTCGACGCCGCCGCGCTCGAGGGGTGGTTCGAGTGGTGGGAGGTGCTGCGGCGCGCAGGTGCCACGACGAGCCTGTCCGAGCAGGAGGGCGCGTCGCCGGAGTGGGAGGTGGTCGGCGACAAGGTGCTGATGACCTTCGGCAACTCGAACCACATCGCCGACGAGGCGCCGATGTTCCCCGACTACGAGTTCGGCCTGCGGATGATGCCGGTGCTCCCCGACGCGGCCCCCGGCCACCGCTTCGGCTACCTGAGCCGGCTCGCCGTCTACCGGGGCATCGACGACGACGCGCTCGACGCCGCAGGCCGGCTCGTGCAGTTCAACATCAACGACCCGGCGTTCCTGCGCATCGTGGGGCTCTCGGTGGGCGCGCCCGCGAACCCGCGGATGCTGCAGGAGGCCTACGCCGTGGCGAACGAGGACGAGAAGAAGATGCTCACCGTCGTCGAACAGGAGCTGGCGCAGGAGCAGAAGCCCCGATACGAGGCGCCGCCCGGCTCGGGGACGTGGCGCACGATCATGGCCCGCGGCGTGGAGGAGGTGGCGCTGGAGCGGGCGAGCGTCGCC
- a CDS encoding GntR family transcriptional regulator, whose amino-acid sequence MSAGTSRFTLAPSSMIDALYESMRQRIINGEIAAGEKVTEARVAGEYAVARPTAKACLERLTAAGLLQRTAHRTAVVPELGVAEILDLYFARDSIERRAVQRLAELGTVPDEARGAQENIERAVADKDFAHQVEADIAFHTSLVDAVGSKRLSRMHELIMGEVHLTMGQFQAHRTTDPHTVAAEHGAILAAIETGDPAAAADHLSDHLRAARDRLVARLARDERQQEPPRVGV is encoded by the coding sequence ATGTCGGCAGGCACGTCGCGGTTCACGCTCGCGCCGTCGTCGATGATCGACGCGCTGTACGAGTCGATGCGGCAGCGGATCATCAACGGCGAGATCGCCGCGGGCGAGAAGGTCACCGAGGCACGGGTGGCCGGCGAGTACGCGGTCGCCCGCCCCACGGCCAAGGCCTGCCTGGAGCGGCTCACGGCCGCCGGGCTCCTGCAGCGCACGGCCCACCGCACCGCGGTGGTGCCCGAGCTCGGCGTGGCCGAGATCCTCGACCTCTACTTCGCGCGCGACTCGATCGAACGGCGCGCGGTGCAGCGGCTCGCCGAGCTGGGCACGGTCCCGGACGAGGCCCGCGGAGCCCAAGAGAACATCGAGCGCGCGGTGGCCGACAAGGACTTCGCGCACCAGGTGGAAGCCGACATCGCGTTCCACACCTCACTGGTCGACGCCGTGGGCAGCAAGCGGCTCTCCCGCATGCACGAACTGATCATGGGCGAGGTGCACCTCACGATGGGCCAGTTCCAGGCCCACCGCACCACCGACCCCCACACCGTGGCCGCGGAGCACGGGGCGATCCTCGCGGCGATCGAGACAGGCGATCCCGCGGCTGCCGCCGACCACCTGTCCGACCACCTGCGGGCCGCGCGGGACCGGCTGGTCGCCCGGCTGGCCCGCGACGAACGACAGCAGGAACCTCCGCGCGTGGGCGTTTGA
- the ssd gene encoding septum site-determining protein Ssd, producing MRSREMTERPGPPPRGLVMVSDPDLLDALLRLAAAAGCEMQRAVDPPQARAFWSDAPLVLLDAAAAAQCARAGLPRRGDVVLAVRGEPPASVWRHAVAVGAEHVITLPEAEQWLVAALTDAAEGPRPGGTVLAVVGGRGGAGASVLAAAVAVTAVREGARALLVDCDPLGGGLDLVLGAEDLGGLRWPGVGVEGGRVPASALHAALPSPRVGRREGALGVLSCDRSTHGPAPAAVRAVVEAGRRAGDIVVCDLPRHPTEAAAAALAVADLVALVVTADVRSSAAGARVAALLGRHGRPVRAVVRGPAPGGVEADEVARAVGVPLLAAMRPEPGLARALERGEAPPRPHGPLAGAARAVLAAVRAASGARS from the coding sequence GTGCGATCGAGAGAGATGACGGAGCGGCCGGGTCCGCCGCCCCGAGGCCTGGTCATGGTCTCCGACCCCGACCTGCTCGACGCGCTCCTGCGGCTCGCGGCGGCCGCGGGGTGCGAGATGCAGCGCGCGGTCGATCCCCCGCAGGCCCGCGCGTTCTGGAGCGACGCCCCGCTGGTGCTGCTCGACGCCGCCGCGGCCGCGCAGTGCGCCCGGGCCGGCCTGCCCCGGCGCGGCGACGTCGTCCTCGCCGTACGCGGCGAACCGCCGGCCTCGGTGTGGCGGCACGCGGTCGCCGTCGGGGCCGAGCACGTCATCACGCTGCCCGAGGCCGAGCAGTGGCTGGTCGCCGCGCTCACCGACGCCGCTGAGGGCCCGCGTCCGGGCGGCACCGTGCTCGCCGTCGTCGGCGGCCGCGGCGGAGCCGGGGCATCGGTGCTGGCCGCGGCCGTCGCGGTCACCGCGGTGCGCGAGGGTGCCCGAGCCCTCCTCGTCGACTGCGACCCGCTCGGCGGCGGGCTCGATCTCGTCCTCGGCGCGGAGGACCTCGGCGGGCTGCGCTGGCCCGGCGTCGGGGTCGAGGGCGGCCGGGTCCCGGCCTCGGCCCTCCACGCGGCACTCCCGTCACCCCGTGTCGGGCGCCGCGAGGGCGCGCTCGGCGTCCTCTCCTGCGACCGCAGCACCCACGGGCCCGCGCCCGCGGCCGTGCGCGCCGTGGTCGAGGCGGGCCGGCGGGCAGGCGACATCGTCGTGTGCGACCTCCCGCGCCATCCCACCGAGGCGGCGGCCGCCGCACTGGCGGTCGCCGACCTCGTCGCGCTCGTCGTCACCGCCGACGTCCGCTCCTCCGCCGCGGGCGCGCGGGTCGCCGCGCTGCTCGGCCGGCACGGCAGGCCGGTCCGAGCCGTCGTCCGCGGCCCTGCGCCGGGCGGTGTCGAGGCCGACGAGGTGGCCAGGGCGGTGGGAGTCCCGCTGCTCGCCGCCATGCGCCCGGAGCCGGGGCTGGCGCGAGCGCTGGAGCGCGGCGAGGCTCCGCCGCGGCCCCACGGTCCACTGGCCGGCGCGGCCCGCGCCGTGCTCGCCGCGGTGCGCGCCGCATCGGGGGCGCGCTCATGA